In the Natronoglycomyces albus genome, TCTACTACGCATCCGGGCTCTACTTAAAGACGATTGTGAAATGGACGTGCTTGCCAACCTCGAGTCCTTTCCAGTTGACCTGGACCCGTCGTTGCGGGAGTACCACGAGAAGATCGCCGCACGAGTCCAACTGCTGCGGTCGAAGGAAGCAGGCAGCGGGGCGCGAGACCGTTACTACATCCACAAGACTCGCCCGTTCTTCGTGAATGGTCGAATATATTACGAGGTGACTTTCTATAGAGCTGTCAATAAGTTCAACAAGTTCGACCGCATTATCGCCTTCACCGAAATCGACATGACTGACAAGTACTCGGCCATGCTGACCCTCCAACCTGATTCGATCCAAGTCCTTGATCAGACGATGCCAATAACGCTCATCAGCGCCTGGGAGGTCTCGATCCGCCCGTGCGAGTTCGACATCTTTGCACGCCTCGTCGGTGTCTCCCTCAAGGCCAGCACCGGCTCGGCAGAATACAAATACCTCATGAACGACCTGACCGAGCGATCAGGCAACCTGCTCGAACTCATGGACATGTCAGACGACCAGTATGCGGCTGCCAGGGCCGCAGGAACGGCGAACACGAGCACTCCGAGAATCTTCCCGGTATTGGACAAAGCACGGGACATCGTTCGGTCCTGCGCACCCGGCCATAATATGCTCCGCTACCTGATGCTCCGAATGCGTAACGAGGTGCTCAAGCAGCAATATAACTACCAAAAGTGCAGTCTCCTATCCAATCTGAACCTACAGTTTGGGTGCATCCCGTTCGACACGATGCCATTCTGTAGTTCCCCAATACGTCACAACGTGAGGTACTGGGATCTTGTCGAGAGCCTGGACTCAACCGGGCGTGAGCACGAACTGCTCGCACGCCGAGTAAAGACCAACGTCGAGAGCTACGGGAGGTTGTACACACCCTTGGCTGAGCTTGAACCGTTCGGCGATGTCACCCAGCTGATCGCCATGCACAACGACAAGCTCTACCGCAAGCACAGGGCACGTCAGCTCGTGCAGGATAAAGGACACGTGTTCATACGAGGATACGAGAATGACGTTGTCGCCATCTTGGAAATGCTCCAGACGAATGCGTCGGCTGGAATAGATGACTACACCGTCTCCGTCGAGCGCTGGATGGGCGAGGCACCGCGTGGTATTGATGATGACGGTAAGAAGGATGCCCTCAAGCGTCTATTTAGTCAGTCAAAGGTTGCCCTGATATACGGAGCCGCTGGCACAGGAAAATCTACGATGGTAAACCATGTCGCCCAGTATTTCAATGACAAGAAAAAGCTACTCCTAGCCCACACCAATCCGGCCAAGGACAACCTAGAGCGTAAGGTAACTGCCGAGAACTCAACTTTTCAGACGATCAGTAGCTATATTTACCGCGCTAATCTGTCCTACTATTATGACCTGTTGATTATCGATGAGTGCAGTATCGTCAGCAACGCCGACCTACTCGAAGTACTGGAGAATACCTCCTTCAAAATGCTGGTGCTGGTCGGTGACGTCTACCAAATCGAGTCGATCAAGTTTGGTAATTGGTTTAGCATCATTCGCTCGTTTGTCCCGAGCAATTCAGTCTTCGAGCTGACGACGCCCTATCGAACCAAGAACAAGTCTCTCCTTAGATTCTGGGACAAGGTACGTAGCATTAAAGACGACATCGCCGAAGTCATCGCCCGCAACGGGTACTCGACCGCGCTCGACAAGTCACTGTTCACGCCGAAGCACGACGACGAGATTATCCTCTGTTTGAACTACGACGGCCTCTACGGGATCAACAACGTCAACCGTTTCCTCCAGAGCAGCAACCCCAACCCTCCCATCACTTGGCGCGTTTCTACTTACAAGGTCGGCGACCCGGTGCTGTTCCACGAGGCAGAGCGCTTCAAGCCGGTCATTTACAACAACCTCAAGGGAAGAATCGTCAACGTCGTCACCAAGGTCGGTCAGATCCAGTTCGAGGTTGAACTGGACCGACCTCTAACTGAATCCGACGTCGTCAATGATGAACTGGAGTGGGTTGAAGGTTCGACGGTGCGTTTCACCGTCTACGACTACGACACCAGCGACGAGGACGACGACTCACTCAACACCACCGTGCCGTTCCAGGTCGCTTACGCCGTCTCGATCCACAAAGCCCAAGGACTTGAGTACGACTCCGTCAAGATCGTCGTCACCGACGCCAACGAGGAGGACATCACCCATAGCATTTTCTACACCGCAGTCACTCGCGCCCGAGAGAGTCTCAAAATCTTCTGGACACCGGAGACTCAGGAGTCCGTGCTCAAGAGCTTGAAACGAAGCGACAGCATCAAGGACGTGGATCTGCTGTCGAGTCGCCGTGGCCTCACACCCTTGGACGGCAACGGTCGTTGCCAAGAACCATCTGATCGTGTCCCCTACGGAGCCATACAGGTTGAGGATGCTCCACCAGACAACTACGTAGCGCGCAGTTTACGGGCGCATTTGCTCCGTCACCTCATTCAATTCACGTTCTTGGCAATGTGAAGGTCATCAAGAAGCCGGGGCAAGAGACGCTCTTCCATGACCGCGTACTGATGATGCTGCATTTCCACAGCAAGTTTGGGATCCCATGGTGACTGGGTCGGACGGCCCTTCAAAGCTTCGGCTTCACCACGTTCGAGCGCCTCAAGGTAGTCGCTATTACCCATTCGCCAAGGCACTGCCCGCCAACGTTGAATTGCAGCAGCGGTACTGCGCACACCGGTCCAGTCGAAGTCACCCCTCCAGTGAATACGCACACCTGCATTGGCCGCGGTCGCGATGAACCGAGTACAGGCATGAAATGCTTCGCCTTCTGTGCAAATCAATGGCGGGCACTTGGATCCGAGTTCTTCGGCCGCCACACGCATCACAGCGGGGTTCTCACAAACGTACAGTTCCGGAAAAGCTGGGGTGGACGGATAGCGCATGAGCTGCTGGAGCGTCAGGCGAAACGGCAGGCCATCCTGAGCGGCCGCGTCGAGCCATTGACCGATCACATGCGGTTCACGGACGCGAACTCCGAGCACCAACACCTGCGAGGACAAATCGTCAACCACGACACCCACCTCTGCCCACAGGCTGCGCATCTGGGAACGGTCAGCGGGAACCGCTCTGCCCCGCCAACCAGCAATGGCCCGCAGTACCAGGCGCTCGAGGCCAGTATTGGACAACGCTTTAGTGTCACCAGTCGCAGCTTCGGCCAGCACTGGCACGGGTAGATCGGCGGCGGGAAGGCGGTCAAGTACCGCTACTGCCTGGGCGATCGTCTCGGCTTTCCCTTCCCGGATGCGTTTGGTGACTGTGCCATCGGATTCGATCGCGCTACTCCATGCCTCATACCAGTTCTCACCCCTGTGCTTCGAGGCATTGCGCACCTCGCCGAGCCGTTCACGCTCCTGGTTCTCTTCAGACTGTGTCTCGAGGCGACTGACAACCGGGCCCCTGAGCGTCTCGATGGCAGACCGCAAGTCAGGGGCGATTCCCGAGCCACGAAGTCGGGCTTCCAGAGCCTCCAGCCTGACCGAGACTCCTTGTCCTCCGCGATCCGGGCGGCCAAGCAACTTCGCGGCAGCACGGCGTTCCTGGGTCGTGGCAACATTTTGGGTCACGGTGCCAGATAGTTCATGGCCAAGCTCGAGCCGTCGCACCAGGCGATCGACGAGCCAAGCGAGCTCGTCTGCGCCAAGTGTGCGACGTAGCCGATCTACATCAACGCTCATACCGGCTGCTCGATCCTAGTGCGGGTGTGACCATCCCACTCGAATACGGTCACATACACCGCGTCGATATCGTCGGTTCTAACAAGTTGATGGGTGCGGATCCCCGGCACGGTCGAATAGAAGCCCCATTCCCGTTCGGAAGTCATCGCCACGTCTAGGTCGAAGTTCGCCAATAGGCCGAGGCACTTGGAGCGAGAGTCATCGTCAACTCCCGCGAATGCCTCGTCAAGCATGATCATGCGCGGCGCGTTTTCATGGGCCGAGCGATAGTGCGACGACGCCGCGGCAAACAGCGGCAGCGAGACGGTCAGCACCCGCTCGCCACCAGAGGCTGGGCCGATCGCATCTTTCCATTCCCCGTTCTGATGGCGCTCGATTCGAAACTCATGCCAGCGGCGGTAGTCTAGGGCGTTGCTCAAGTGGGTTTTCCACGTGTTCTCGGGGTCGGCAGCCGCCTCGTCCTGAATCTGGCGATGCAAGAACGCGCTGACCCGCTGCTGGTCGTCCGGACTCCACATATCGCTGTCGTCGTGCAGCAAGATGCGACGCACAGCGGCGAGTCCCTCGGGCCCGTCCCGCCTGGGACGCCACTTAAGTCGGATACGCATTCCGGTCGAGGTGGGTCGTTCGTCGAGTTCAGCATTGATGTGCTGAACCTGTTCATCGGCCGCGTCGATGAGCTGGTGCAAGTGATACGCGACATCGTTGATCAGGTGCTCTTCGAGAAGTTCCCGTTCCTTGGCGCTGAGAAGTTGTTCGCGATATTCGATGTCCTCATACAGCAACGTGGCGAGCTGATGAGCAAACAGCTGGCGGGCCTGATAGTTGACCGTTACCACAAAATAGCTGTGAACAAGTTCGCCGTTGGGCTGGTGACCGTGCGGGCCTACGGCTTCCTGGAACGTCCGGTATTCCCTAGAGGTCGCACTCTGAACGCGCTCCCAAGCCTGGTCGTCAGCGGGAACTTCGGATAGATCTCGTTCGAGGCGGCGAGCAAGTTGGACGGCCGGATCAGGTGCCCACTCCCGATCTGGATCAGGCATAGCCACATTCGGGGCAGCGACGCCAAGCAGGCCAGTGTCCGCGAATCCGCGAAGAATCTCTATCTCTTTCGCTCGGTTGCGTTTCGCCTCGGTCTGTTCTATGCCGATTTGTTCGAGTGTCCCTTCTAGGCGCGACTTGGTGTCTCTGGCGGCATCGCGCTTTTTCCCAGTAGACTCGGCTTGCTTATCAAGTCGCACTAGCTCTTCCCGCGCGGTGTCGAGATCTCGACGGATGACATCGACATCGGCTCCGATGCTCTTTCGAAGCTGGTCCAGTTCGGCCTTGGCCACCGCGAAACTTCGCGATGCCTCCTGATAGTGCCTGTCGGCCTCTCTGAACCGTTGGGTAACGGCCACAGATTCCCTGGTGCGTCGCGCAGCTTCCTCGGCAGTGGTGGCGTAGGCGTCAAACCCAGCCCATAGCTCGGCAACGGCCACCTGATACGACGCGATTGCCTTCTCGATAGTTCGCAACGCATCTGCTGCGGTCGGCAACCCTAGATCCGCCGCCAGCTCATCGCGTTCCACCACCGCTTGGCCGAGTTCTTCGCGAAGCTCAATGAGCTTGTGCTGCTGTCGTTCCACTTCCGACTTACACGTTGCCGCTTCGCGCTCAGCGGCTTCCAACCGCTGCTGCGCTGTTTGCAGGGCCTGATCCGTTGGAATCGAGCCGAGTTCTACTTGCAGAATCCGTTGCCGTTGTTCCAAAGCAACAACGGCTTTGTCGGCCTGTTCTGCAGACGTTCGGGCCTCAGCAATCATCTCTCGCAGTGCGTCAAGGCGACGAGTCCGGGCCGCTTCCCTAGCCGCATGTCCGATGTACTCGGCTTGAGTCTTGCTCCCCGTTCCCTGCCTGCAGCCGACACGATAACTGCCGTCTGGCCCAATCCAGTTGCGCCCCAATCGGATTCCGATGGCGGCAATTATCGAGTCCACGGTCTCCGGAGCTACCAGCGAAGCGTTCTGGTCATCTCGGTCAATCGACGACCGCAGAATACTGGCCACACTGTACGGCTCGCGTTCACCGCTCGTGAGAAAGTCATCGGCCATGTTGGCTTCAAGCAACTGGCCGCTTGGAGTCACCCAAGCGTCGAGAATCCCTGCGGCTTCAAGAGCAGCCTCATACCCAGCTCGGTCTGGGTCGCTAACGTTGTCATGGAAATCGATGAGCTTCCACAATGGCGCGCCAGCTCGCCCAGACCGACTAGTGGTCCTCGTGAGTGGTCGAGGCGGCAGGCGAACATGCCCCTTGTTCAGCTCCTGGTACTCCTGGTCCAGGTCACCAACAAGCTTTCGCTCTACTTTCGCGACCGCGCGTTGGTCGGAAATCTCGCTTTGGATTGCGCTGTTGGCGGCCAAGAATGACATATGCGCGGCTTGAGCTGCCGGATTGGGCCCGGAAAGAACCCGCACCCAATCTTGCAGACCAACCTCCTCCATATCGAGCGGTACAAGCTCGACCGGAGCAAACGCATTCCATTCGGCTAGGTACCCTTCCCGCTCGGCCTCCAGCGCTCGATCGGCCTCCCCGACCACATCGGTTGCCGTGTCTCGACGTCGTTCGGCCTCCCCAAGCCGCTCAATAGCGATATCCACCGTGCGCTGATGTCCATCGACCAACTGGCACTGACGGCGCATCGCATCTATGCCTTGCTGCTGGATCACAGCGGCCTCGACCGCAGCAGCTCTCGCCGTACGAATCGCCACAGTCCCAGGCGGAGAGGTCGCCTGCGAAAAAGCTTGGGTGATCTGACGATGCCGGTCCCTCAACGCGGCGGCACCAGCCCACTCCTCAGCGTTTTCGAGCAGCGTTTTGGCTTTCTCGCGGGCTAGCTCCTCCTTGCCAGCAGCCTCGACAGCATCCTCAGAGGCCTCTTCCAAGACAGCGAGATCCTGATCTCGTAGTTCCTTGGCTCGTTCACAATTCGACTGACGGTCGTCGAAAATCTCCTGCGCATTGTTGAGGTCGGCCAGCTCCCGGCGCGACTCCATTCGTCGTATCCTTCCGCGGGCTTCACCGATCTGCCTGGAGAGGGACGTGTGTTCGGTTTCAAATCGACCATGTTCGAGCTCGGCGGTTTGGAGCTGGTCATTGAGCCGCTTGGTGTCCGAGCCAATGCGTTCATACCTCGATTGTGAGCGACGTACCCCTTCAGCCGCTCGGCGTGCGGCGACACGAGCATAATCAAGGTAGCGCTGACCAAACTTTTTGGCTGCCAGCGCCGTGTCCTTCAACCCTTCGAGGGCATCACGTTGTGTGGCCTGGTCATGGAAGGCATTGGCAACGTCGGTAAGAACATCCTGGTCTACCGGCGTAAGCGCCTCCGACAGTGCGTTCGATAGCTTCTTGTTGTCTGGCCGTCTGGATAGCTGAGGTTGCCGCAATTGCACGAGCAGGTCGATGAGAGCCTCGTAGCGCTCTTCCCCAAGACGAAATAGCTGCTCGTCGACCAATCGGCGGTAATGGGAAACCGAGCGAACGACCTCACCGTCGGTGCCGATCGCGTCTTCGAGCTTTTCGCGGGAGAGTACAACTCCAGAATCGGATACCAAGTCCAACGCTCCGCGAACGCGCTGGACTGTGGAAAAGAACCATTTATCGGCCACGCCCTTGCCTCTAACTGCACGGAGACCAACGCCTATGGTCCTAAAACATTCGCGGCCGTCCTCGTCCACGCGCCCGAATTCCATCCAGGAGTATCCAAGTCGGTCGTCGTACTTACCGCCCAGCAGTAGGTTCCAGTCCATTCGCTTTTTGGGGTCGCCGTCGGGTTCGACCTTGTGTGAGGAGGAGTCTCCGTCGAGCAGGAACGGCAGCGTCAGCGCCAGTACTTTGGACTTGCCGGTCCCGTTGTTCCCGCGCAGCATCAGGCGCCCGTCTCGGAACCAGAATTCCTGCCGGTCGTAATAGAACAGGTCGACCAGTCCTAGGCGCAACGGCTGCCATCGGCCAGGGCGGGGAATGGGGAGCACTGTCATCGCTGCCCTCCTGTAATCGTGGCTGGACGATAGGCGTACCTGGCTAGGGCGGGGCGCGCTAGGACTGTGTCGTTTCGTCGTGCGACGAGGCGCAGTGCCACCAGCTTTTCCAGGGCTACTTCCAGCAGTAGCTTCAGATTCTCGGGTTTGGTCGCGTCTTTCTTCCAGTGGGTTCGATGGGTTGGCGCGATCTCGATCAGGTGTCGCAGCAGGCTGTCTTGCGTGATCTCGGAGTTAGGAGTCTCGCGGTGGATACGCGCCAGCTGCTCGGCGACCAGCAACGTGATGTGCCCTTCTGTGCCTTCTTCGGGCATGCCATAGTCGGTGGTTTCGCCGTTGGGGTCGAGCAAGGCGATGCCTTCGGCGCGAACTTCAGCGACTAGGCCGGTTTCTTCAGTGAGCCTGCGGAGCAAGTGGGGGCGTTGTTTGGTCAGGTACTCAGTTTCAGCGGAGTCGAGCTCGTCGTAATACATGACGGGGTCGTCGAGCAGCCGGCGCGACAAACGGTGGCGGATGGCGCGGTTACGGGCGTCGTCGGAGTCGGGAAAAGTCTCGGTGGAGACAGCGGCGATCTGTGTGTATATGTCCTGGGCGTTCACGAGCGAGGGGCCGGTCGTCACTGCCAGGGTCGCCGAGAGCACGTGGCGATCCACATCGTAGAGCGCGTCGCCACTGCCATGTACATATGATTGCTCGTCCCCTGCTACTCGCTTCAGCACACCCATACCTAGTAGCAGCTTTGCTACTGCGGCTAGGTCGCGTCTCTCCTCGTGGTTGCCAAGGGTGAACTCAATGCCCGCTTCGACTAGTTTCGGATCGCCGGCCAAGCCCAACAAACGCTGGGCCAAGTTCCCAAGCGTGATTTGGGATTCTGCCCGTTCCAGACCCGCCAATGCCAGGCATAGGAGCACGTAGCGCCGGCGGGAAAGTGCAATTCCCCCGAGTTCAGCGCCACGGCTACTGTCACCTTCAAGGCCTTGTTTACGCAGCCGAACGACGGCGGGGGAATCAATCAAGGGCCATCCACATTCGCGGGCGAACCATGCGCGCAACCATTCTCTATGGCGACGTGCGTCGCCGAATACCGCATGGGCCGGAGTGAGCATGGGTTCATGGAGCAACGCTCGGATCGAGCGAGCTCTTTCCGCGGCGAGTCGCCGCTGTTCGATCTCAATCATGGTGCCTGCCAGTGCGGTCGATCACAGTGATGAGATGTTCCGGGGCGTACATAACCCCGTCAGTCGTTGTTATCTCCGCGATCGCACCACCAGGCACTGGTTCCAACACTATGCCGAGCATGCCGTCGGAGGTGGTGGTGTGAATGCGGCCGTCGCGGCCGGGTCGTCTGGCAGCCAGAGCGTTGCCCAACAAATCGAGCAATAGCCGAAACTCGAGTCGGTCAAGCTGACCGAGGTCGGAAAGCTTCACGGGTTCACCGGTTGCTAGCCGCCTTTGGGCGCTTTGCAGCTCTGCGGCTTCCTTAGCGGCCTTTTCGGCCAGTTTGGCCCTGGCTGCGGTGCGGTCCTCGATCTTACGTGGACGTCCGCGTTTAGTGTATGTGCCCGTTGCGCGCAATTGTGGTGCGATATCAACAGTTTCGGCTTCGCCCCAGGGCGTCCGAGGTTCGGCATCGACGACTTCGCCGGTCATATGCCTGGCGGTTGAAAGCCCGAATGCCACTTGCCATAGGCGATGGGCTGTGGCGTCGTCGGGCGCAGTGGCAAACCAGCGTGCCAGCTGTAGAAAGTCTGCTGTGCGATCGCTGTGTCCTGTCTTTCGCTCTTGCAAGATTCCTACCGTCTCCAGTAGGTCCGGGATCGCTTTTCGGGCCCGTTGTCGCAGTAGATTCGCCTGGTTATGTCGATCAGTGGCAGGGCCGAACCAGGTGGCTAGTCCAGACCACCGATGTTCCCATTCAGCTAGACGTTCGGCGACCGCGTCGGCGGATTCGTCGAAGGCCGCGTCGTAGGCTTCCCGCTCGGCCGCAATCGTCAGCAAGCGGTGTGCGATTTCCTCGTCGAATGTCTTGAGCGTGCCAGCAATATCGTGGCTCTTATTTGCTAGCTGGGAGACGAACCTTTGCAGATAGTCGATGAGTCTGTCTTTATAAGCCAGGAATGCGCTCTCATCGACATCGTGGAGGTCAACTGTGCGCTGGAGGCTGTTCATGAATGCCTGTGCGTTCGAGGCCAACGAATCCAAGCGGCCAAACAACTCCAGCAACAGATTGTGGATCTTGGCAGGATCGGGGTTGGTCTCTCCGCCTAGTTCACGCAGATTGCGGATTCGTACCCGGATGTCCTCAAGGGCGACGGTCTGGAGCTCACCACGACGGCCGATCTCACGCTCATATAGTTGAACCGCACGAGCTGCGGCTTCACCCTCAGCGGTGAGCTGGTACAGCTTACGTGCCCGGTAAAAATCTTCCACAGTGACTACCCGGCCGGTATCCGGGTCCGAACGAAGGTTGCCCCATTCGTCTAGTTGTTTGAGCTTCGATTCCACTGTCTCCAGCGGGACTCGCCCTTCGGCGGCGAGAAACTCAGCTATGTCCTCGGGTCTCAGGTGGACGACGAAGCGCTCCTTGGCATAAGTGAACGCCGCTAGCACCCGCCGGTACAGCTCACCATCAGGTGCATCGAGATAAGCGAAGGGGCTCGACAGAATTGACTCCTCGCAAGTTGTCCGCTACGCAACGTGCTTTTCACTAGTATGCCTCACAACTGCGACATGCGGGCGCCACGTGATCTGCATCTTAGAATCATCTAGGCTGCCCGCTAACCGCTGGCGAAGTGCCTCGGTATCCGCAGAGCCTGGTGCGCACCTGGAAGATCGGACAGCCGCGCGGCAAGGGTCGCTCTTGCCAGCTCTTCGGGCAAGGCGTCATTGAACTTGAGACCGTTGACTGCACGGACATCCGGCGTAGGCGGTACGAGCACGGCGTCGCTTAGGGCGTGAGAAAGCACTTCGTTTGGAGCCGAGTCCTCGAGTCGAAGGCTGAAGTCGCTGACCCCGTCTGCGCGGGCGATACCATCCAGCGAAGCCTGCAAGGTCAGGTTGGCCCGGTATCCGGCCCAGGTCCACCATCGCAGTTCTGATTTCGAACGACGAATGATCAAACTGGTCTGATCCACGTGGTCGACGTGTTTCTCGCGCAGATCGGCCAAAGCTCCCTCAGCGCGGCTAGTGATCTTTACCGGCGGGTCTTCGCCTAGCACCACCGCTCTGATCGACTGAGCCAGCGCGAATGACTTTCCCGTCGGCAGACCCGCAGAACTCCATTTCGCGCTGCCTTCGCCCTCGGCAGGATCGACATAGCACAAGCGACGCTTCCAGTCGATGTGCTTGGGATACCACGTACGGCCAGCAAGCAGGATAATGGTGGTACCTCGGCCCTCCTCAGGTATGAGAATCGACGGGTCGACCTGACCGATCTCCTCACGTCCATGTAGAACCGTGAACTCCGGTGGGGCGCAGAAGACCGCAGTCAGGTCAGCGAAGTGTCTGGATCCGAAGCGCTTTTCGGCATTCGGCCCGATAAACAGCATCCCACCGTCGGTCTCAATGAATCCCTCGGCAACCAGGTACTCCAGGATGGGTTTCGACTCTGCGTCGAAAGGCTTCAGGCCATTCCACGAACCGGGCCAGAGCCGATCACCAACCCGGTGCTCCTGGAGGCACAATGCCAGAATCTGTTGGGCAACAATATGATTTGGTCCCGGCGGTGGCGCAACCGGTTCAACCCAGTGCCGTCCCCACAACCGCAGCAGCCCGGCTGCGTCCAGCAAGCCTCGCTTATCAATTGCCAGGAACAGACAGTTGCGGACGCTCCCTGAACGCCGCCCAGTTCGACCCAGCCGCTGCAGGAATGAGGCAACGGTCTTCGGTGCGTTGATTTGGATTACCCGGTCGAGATCGCCCACGTCGATACCGAGCTCAAGCGTGGAGGTAGCAACGATGACACAGTCACGAGCTTCGGCGAACGCCTGCTCGGCTCTCCGCCGCTCGCCTACTGACAGGGACGAATGCGAAAGAAAAACCGTCACGCCAAATTCACGCAGCCACCCGGCCAACTGTTCGACGAGTTTACGCGAATCGCAAAACACCAGCCGCTTCTCACCTCGATGCAGCGTGGCAATTACTTTGGCGGCGTTGGAAACCGAACCGACGTAGTCGAGCTCGATTTCACCACTGGGTGGGTTCTCAGGGATCTGGGAACCCACCGGCAAGACTCCTGGCGCGATGACCCGGCCGGGTCGTCGCCCGATTCCCGCGCCTTGTAGCCACTTCAGCAACTCGTCTGGGTTGCCGACGGTGGCAGACGCGCCAATTCGTTGCAAAGGGCGTCCTGCGAGGCGAGTCAGCCGTTCGAGCACGGCCCTGAGATGCCATCCTCGGTCGTCAGAGGCAAAAGCGTGGACCTCGTCGACAACCACGGCACGCAAATTCGCAAAGAAATCCGTCTCCGTCTTGGTCGAGATCAATAGCCCTTCGAGACTCTCCGGTGTAGTGAGCAAGATGTTCGGTGGATCGGCGCGCATACGGTTCTTCACGCTTTCACCGATGTCACCATGCCAGAGCCCGACTGTCCGTCCCATCCAGCCCGCGTATGCCTCCAGCCGTGGCGCAAGGTTATTCAGCAGCGCCTTGATCGGGCACAAGTAAAGGACGCTGAGTCCATTCCACTCCTGAGACGC is a window encoding:
- a CDS encoding TIGR02677 family protein, whose translation is MLSSPFAYLDAPDGELYRRVLAAFTYAKERFVVHLRPEDIAEFLAAEGRVPLETVESKLKQLDEWGNLRSDPDTGRVVTVEDFYRARKLYQLTAEGEAAARAVQLYEREIGRRGELQTVALEDIRVRIRNLRELGGETNPDPAKIHNLLLELFGRLDSLASNAQAFMNSLQRTVDLHDVDESAFLAYKDRLIDYLQRFVSQLANKSHDIAGTLKTFDEEIAHRLLTIAAEREAYDAAFDESADAVAERLAEWEHRWSGLATWFGPATDRHNQANLLRQRARKAIPDLLETVGILQERKTGHSDRTADFLQLARWFATAPDDATAHRLWQVAFGLSTARHMTGEVVDAEPRTPWGEAETVDIAPQLRATGTYTKRGRPRKIEDRTAARAKLAEKAAKEAAELQSAQRRLATGEPVKLSDLGQLDRLEFRLLLDLLGNALAARRPGRDGRIHTTTSDGMLGIVLEPVPGGAIAEITTTDGVMYAPEHLITVIDRTGRHHD
- a CDS encoding DEAD/DEAH box helicase; the protein is MSVDRLHPGLVHHIANTLGWSDLRPLQKEAIGPILDGEDTILLAPTAGGKTEASSFPLISAMASQEWNGLSVLYLCPIKALLNNLAPRLEAYAGWMGRTVGLWHGDIGESVKNRMRADPPNILLTTPESLEGLLISTKTETDFFANLRAVVVDEVHAFASDDRGWHLRAVLERLTRLAGRPLQRIGASATVGNPDELLKWLQGAGIGRRPGRVIAPGVLPVGSQIPENPPSGEIELDYVGSVSNAAKVIATLHRGEKRLVFCDSRKLVEQLAGWLREFGVTVFLSHSSLSVGERRRAEQAFAEARDCVIVATSTLELGIDVGDLDRVIQINAPKTVASFLQRLGRTGRRSGSVRNCLFLAIDKRGLLDAAGLLRLWGRHWVEPVAPPPGPNHIVAQQILALCLQEHRVGDRLWPGSWNGLKPFDAESKPILEYLVAEGFIETDGGMLFIGPNAEKRFGSRHFADLTAVFCAPPEFTVLHGREEIGQVDPSILIPEEGRGTTIILLAGRTWYPKHIDWKRRLCYVDPAEGEGSAKWSSAGLPTGKSFALAQSIRAVVLGEDPPVKITSRAEGALADLREKHVDHVDQTSLIIRRSKSELRWWTWAGYRANLTLQASLDGIARADGVSDFSLRLEDSAPNEVLSHALSDAVLVPPTPDVRAVNGLKFNDALPEELARATLAARLSDLPGAHQALRIPRHFASG